ttggtcATTGTCTTGCATTTATACCCTGCCTGTTCATTCTTGTTTTGTCGTTCGTTGTATGATGTCGTTGTCCCTAGTGTGTTCCCTTGCTCTTGTTTTTTACCTATTTACCTGTATTTATTGGAATAAACTGCATTTGGATTCGTACTTCGCCTCATCCTGTCTTACCTGGTTCTCACCCGTGACAGAACGAACGACCACTTCAGGATCCAGCAGCAATTCCTCATCCCCTGTGTTTTTTCCCAGTCCCCTGGAGCATTCCTTGTGTCAACATGCAGCGTGTGGGCAGCATTCAAATTCAGGTTTGTCCTCCCTCCACGGAGCAAGAGTTATGGGACAAAGCAGTGGCGTTAGACGCCCTCCGTCAGCAGGGGCAGCCTGTGAGTAGTCTCGCCCATGTATTTTTAACTTTGGCGTCTGGTTTGGGCTACAATGAAACGGAGATAAACTACGCCTTCAACAACTGCTTGGACGAGCCTCTGCCGTTGTGGAAAATGGCGGAGCTCGAACAGATGGAGTTCTTTGAATTCGTCCGGTACGTGGACAAGCGTAGCGGGAGGTATGCACGATTCACCCCAGAGACACTTAAGTTCCGGTCCGCTGCTCCCGTGCATAAGACTATTGTGTCTCCCGTGCCAACAAACGCAAACCTCTCACGTTGCTCACGACACCGGCGACGGAGGAGGAAATCCATGCCCGAGCAAGCCACTGTTAGTGCGGACGCTAATTCCCCGAGTTCTGTTTCCCCTGTGTCAGCGCCCGCGCACAAGATGGCCGCCACTTCATCTCACTCCATGCCTCAGTTTGCTGTTGTTAAACCTGCCCCAGTTTTTGAGTTTCCCACATCCATACCAGCTCCGATTTATCAGAAGGCCAACATCATCACTGTTCCagctgttaaaggtgcagtagtaACACCTACACCCGTTGTCAAGATGGCTCCCATACCCGAACAAACTCACAAAATGCTGGCCACACCCACTCCACTTCACCCACTTGCATTGATGAACCCTCCAGTACTGCCAAAAATCCGACTTTTAATCTCCAGTGTGATGGATGCCCCATTAGTATCTGTACGGATGGCTGGGGTCCCCCGTCCTGTGGTTTCCAGCTTCATAACATCCACTGAGTCATCTGAGTCATCTGAGTCATCTGAGTCATCTGAGTCATCTGAGTCATCTGAGTCATCTGAGTCATCTGAGTCATCTGAGTCCCCTGAGTCTTCTGAGTTTCCCGAGTCCCCTGAGTCTTCTGAGTTTCCCGAGTCCCCTGAGTCTTCCGATTcccccgagtcctctgagccgagtgaatctcccgagtcctctgagtcGAGTGattctcccgagtcctctgagccgagtgaatctcccgagtcctctgagccgagtgaatctcccgagtcctctgagacgagtgaatctcccgagtcctctgagccgagtgaatctcccgagtcctctgagccgagtgaatctcccgagccctctgagccgagtgaatctcccgagtcctctgagccgagtgaatctcccgagtcctctgagccgagtgaatctcccgagtcctctgagccgagtgaatctcctgagTTCCCTGATTCCCATGAGCCTTCTGAGTTCCCCGATTCCCATGAATCTTCTAAGTTCCTCGATTCCCATGAATCTTTtaagtcttctgattcccctgagtcttctgattcccctgagtcttctgattcccctgagtcttctgattcccctgagtcttctgattcccctgagtcttctgattcccctgagtcttctgattcccctgagtcttctgattcccctgagtcttctgattcccctgagtcttctgattcccctgagtcttctgattcccctgagtcttctgattcccctgagtctTTTGATTCCCCAGAGCCGAGTGAGTCtgctgattcccctgagccgagtgagtcttttgattcccctgagccgagtgagtcttctgattcccctgagccgagtgagtcttctgattcccctgagccgagtgagtcttctgattcccctgagccgagtgagtcttctgatttccgtgagccgagtgagtcttctgattcccctgagccgagtgagtcttctgattcccctgagccgagtgagtcttctgattcccctgagccgagtgagtcatcagTGCCGTTTAAGTCCCCTGCGCCTCATTGGTATGCTAGTGTGGTCACCCCGAAGCTCCAAAGACTTTCTATTGTCACCAAAACCATGGCCAGTTCTGAACTCTCCGTCTGTACCAAGATGGCTGTCCCCAAGCTCCTTGCCCTCACTGTTTGGTCCATGATGACTGTTATTGTACTCACTGCCCCGTCTAACCAGGCCCAGAGGGCCTCTCTCTGTTCTCCTCTACCCAGGTTCCTGGTACCACCAGCACCACCCTGGTATCCAGTCCCTCTCTgggctctgccggctccgccctgggttcctgaCCTGCCCAGGCT
This genomic interval from Misgurnus anguillicaudatus chromosome 8, ASM2758022v2, whole genome shotgun sequence contains the following:
- the LOC141365836 gene encoding uncharacterized protein, which codes for MQRVGSIQIQVCPPSTEQELWDKAVALDALRQQGQPVSSLAHVFLTLASGLGYNETEINYAFNNCLDEPLPLWKMAELEQMEFFEFVRYVDKRSGRYARFTPETLKFRSAAPVHKTIVSPVPTNANLSRCSRHRRRRRKSMPEQATVSADANSPSSVSPVSAPAHKMAATSSHSMPQFAVVKPAPVFEFPTSIPAPIYQKANIITVPAVKGAVVTPTPVVKMAPIPEQTHKMLATPTPLHPLALMNPPVLPKIRLLISSVMDAPLVSVRMAGVPRPVVSSFITSTESSESSESSESSESSESSESSESSESSESPESSEFPESPESSEFPESPESSDSPESSEPSESPESSESSDSPESSEPSESPESSEPSESPESSETSESPESSEPSESPESSEPSESPEPSEPSESPESSEPSESPESSEPSESPESSEPSESPEFPDSHEPSEFPDSHESSKFLDSHESFKSSDSPESSDSPESSDSPESSDSPESSDSPESSDSPESSDSPESSDSPESSDSPESSDSPESSDSPESSDSPESFDSPEPSESADSPEPSESFDSPEPSESSDSPEPSESSDSPEPSESSDSPEPSESSDFREPSESSDSPEPSESSDSPEPSESSDSPEPSESSVPFKSPAPHWYASVVTPKLQRLSIVTKTMASSELSVCTKMAVPKLLALTVWSMMTVIVLTAPSNQAQRASLCSPLPRFLVPPAPPWYPVPLWALPAPPWVPDLPRLPALPAPPWDPDLPRLPALPAPPWVPALPAPPWVPALPAPPWVPDLPRLPALPAPPWVPALPAPPWVPALPAPPWLPVLSAPPWSLSPPAALPWSLSPPTAPPWSLSPPSAPPWSLSLPSAPPWSLSLPAAPPWSLSPPAAPPWSLSPPGAPPWSLSPPAAPPWSLFPPAAPPWSLFSPAAPPWPLDFHGLGTWTFLALAHHPSPGSTSMPPPTWTYKLWVFLVGVWKPPF